In one window of Frigoriglobus tundricola DNA:
- a CDS encoding FAD-dependent oxidoreductase, which yields MNRRAFLSLSAVTPLAHLLPAYGQQTKDRELKADVVVVGAGVGGVACALAAARNGLKVILTEEYEWIGGQLTSQAVPPDEHPWIEERGSTRTYRAFRTRVRDYYRRNYPLTEAAAKLPDLNPGAGNVSRLCHEPRVALAVLLEMLAPHLTSGRVKLVQPFRPRAVETDGDTITAVLGHTRFTERLVLLAPYFVDATEAGDLLPLGKVEYVTGAEAREDTTEPHAADRARPSNHQAFTVCFAMDHEADKDNTIERPAGYKRWRDYEPKLEPAWPGPLLSWEMPDPVTLKKRVVAFDPVNPVEKGMNPWTYRRILAKSHLADGSGAGDVCLVNWPQNDYWLGNLYDNGRDASGHFAAARELSLCLLYWMQTEAPHPGGRKQGWKGLRLRGDVTGTEDGDGLAMAPYYRESRRIRAVFTVTENHVGVDARAKLLGKKPREFAAEEFPDTVGTGSYRIDLHPSSGGDNYIDVSSLPFQIPLGALIPQRVENLLPACKNIGTTHVTNGCYRMHPVEWSVGEAVGELVAFCTTKKRVPRQVRKDAKLLADYQAQLAKAGSDMHWPADIAMRAR from the coding sequence ATGAACCGTCGCGCGTTCCTCTCGCTCTCCGCCGTCACGCCGCTCGCGCACCTGTTGCCCGCGTACGGACAGCAAACGAAGGACCGCGAGCTGAAAGCCGACGTGGTCGTCGTCGGGGCGGGGGTCGGCGGCGTCGCGTGCGCGCTCGCTGCGGCCCGCAACGGGCTGAAGGTGATCCTTACCGAAGAGTACGAGTGGATCGGCGGACAACTCACTTCGCAGGCGGTCCCGCCGGACGAACACCCCTGGATCGAGGAGCGCGGCAGCACCCGGACGTACCGCGCGTTCCGCACGAGGGTCCGCGACTACTACCGCCGCAACTACCCGCTGACCGAGGCCGCCGCGAAGCTCCCCGACCTGAACCCCGGTGCGGGCAACGTCTCGCGGCTGTGCCACGAGCCGCGTGTCGCGCTCGCGGTGCTGCTGGAGATGCTGGCCCCGCACCTCACTTCCGGGCGCGTCAAACTCGTGCAACCGTTCCGGCCGCGGGCGGTCGAGACGGACGGCGACACGATCACCGCGGTCCTCGGTCACACCCGCTTCACCGAGCGGCTCGTCCTCCTTGCCCCCTACTTCGTGGACGCGACCGAAGCCGGCGACCTGCTGCCACTGGGCAAGGTCGAGTACGTCACCGGCGCGGAGGCCCGGGAGGACACGACCGAGCCGCACGCCGCGGACCGGGCGCGACCGAGCAATCACCAGGCGTTCACCGTCTGCTTCGCGATGGACCACGAGGCGGACAAGGACAACACGATCGAGCGGCCCGCGGGCTACAAGCGGTGGCGCGACTACGAGCCCAAGCTCGAACCCGCGTGGCCGGGTCCGCTGCTGTCCTGGGAAATGCCCGACCCCGTCACGCTGAAGAAACGGGTCGTCGCCTTCGATCCGGTCAACCCGGTGGAAAAGGGCATGAACCCGTGGACGTACCGCCGCATCCTGGCGAAGTCGCACCTTGCGGACGGTTCAGGTGCGGGTGACGTGTGTCTGGTCAATTGGCCCCAGAACGACTACTGGCTCGGGAACCTCTACGACAACGGGCGGGACGCCAGCGGCCACTTCGCCGCGGCGCGCGAACTGAGCCTGTGCCTCCTGTACTGGATGCAGACCGAGGCCCCGCACCCGGGCGGGAGGAAACAGGGCTGGAAGGGCCTGCGCCTCCGCGGCGACGTGACCGGCACGGAAGACGGTGACGGGCTCGCGATGGCCCCGTACTACCGCGAGAGCCGGCGCATCAGGGCTGTGTTCACCGTCACCGAGAACCACGTCGGAGTAGACGCGCGAGCAAAGCTGCTGGGCAAGAAGCCGCGAGAGTTCGCGGCGGAAGAGTTCCCGGACACGGTGGGCACCGGGAGTTACCGCATCGACCTGCACCCGTCCTCCGGCGGCGACAACTACATTGACGTGAGTTCGCTGCCGTTCCAGATCCCGCTCGGGGCGCTGATCCCACAGCGGGTGGAGAACCTGCTGCCGGCGTGTAAGAACATCGGCACCACGCACGTCACCAACGGCTGCTACCGGATGCACCCCGTGGAGTGGAGCGTCGGGGAGGCGGTGGGGGAACTGGTCGCGTTCTGCACCACGAAGAAGCGCGTCCCGCGGCAAGTTCGGAAGGACGCGAAACTGCTGGCCGACTACCAGGCGCAGCTCGCGAAGGCCGGGAGCGACATGCACTGGCCCGCCGACATCGCAATGAGGGCGCGATAA
- a CDS encoding VOC family protein, whose product MARVTGIGGVFFKSNDPAALAAWYQKHLGMVLEKSFGGAILRWPDDRAEDKGLTVWHLADKGSQWFSPSDSSFMINYRVDDLGELLAGLRANGVEVLKGPESHENGRFAWVMDPDGNKVELWEPKIWNEKNKTD is encoded by the coding sequence ATGGCGAGGGTTACCGGGATCGGCGGCGTCTTTTTCAAGAGTAACGATCCGGCCGCGCTGGCGGCGTGGTATCAGAAGCACCTCGGCATGGTGCTGGAGAAGAGCTTCGGCGGCGCGATACTGAGATGGCCCGACGACCGGGCGGAGGACAAGGGACTTACGGTCTGGCACCTGGCGGACAAGGGGAGCCAGTGGTTCAGCCCGAGCGACTCGTCGTTCATGATCAATTACCGTGTCGATGACCTCGGCGAGCTGCTCGCCGGGCTGCGCGCGAACGGGGTCGAGGTGCTCAAGGGGCCGGAGTCGCACGAGAACGGTCGGTTCGCGTGGGTCATGGACCCCGATGGCAACAAAGTCGAGTTGTGGGAGCCGAAGATCTGGAACGAGAAGAATAAAACAGACTGA
- a CDS encoding DUF3859 domain-containing protein, which yields MFAAFDWNEVITKALMGGVLGGIGGGVYGLFAFLTRKSDAQQQAEFEARERSRIHAQMHRKAKKPGPSPGLLGLVLLLMVPVIVVVCTLVVNPSLVTRPPRGGEDGSGIAAPSGTGKPRATIYEYGRYRAQSPVRGVPARDTSGNASAGREKDVVLLEQTEQIFCQAGESWGVRIRCSDFPVNRPYTVRQETYHPPINRPDGSVLTKSVHEFHVPQGEAPNPFYGWHFLKDHEYELVAGVWSILVFIDDVEVARKSFIIRK from the coding sequence ATGTTCGCGGCCTTCGACTGGAATGAAGTGATAACGAAGGCTCTGATGGGAGGCGTTCTCGGTGGCATCGGTGGCGGCGTATACGGCCTCTTCGCCTTCCTGACGCGCAAATCGGACGCCCAGCAGCAAGCCGAATTTGAGGCGCGCGAACGATCTCGCATACACGCTCAAATGCATCGCAAAGCCAAGAAGCCCGGACCGTCGCCGGGCCTCCTGGGCCTGGTCCTGCTCCTCATGGTCCCGGTAATAGTCGTCGTCTGCACCCTCGTCGTGAACCCTTCTCTCGTCACACGACCGCCCCGCGGCGGTGAAGACGGGAGCGGGATCGCCGCGCCGAGTGGCACCGGTAAGCCGCGCGCTACGATCTACGAATACGGCCGGTACCGTGCCCAGAGTCCCGTTCGTGGCGTGCCCGCTCGTGACACGTCGGGTAACGCCAGTGCCGGCCGCGAGAAAGACGTTGTGCTGCTGGAGCAAACCGAACAGATATTCTGCCAGGCGGGAGAATCATGGGGCGTTCGGATTCGCTGCTCGGATTTCCCGGTAAACCGGCCGTACACGGTTCGGCAAGAAACGTATCATCCTCCCATCAATCGACCCGACGGATCGGTCCTCACAAAGAGCGTCCACGAGTTCCACGTGCCGCAGGGCGAGGCTCCCAATCCGTTCTATGGCTGGCATTTTCTCAAGGATCATGAGTACGAGCTGGTGGCGGGCGTATGGAGCATCCTGGTGTTCATTGATGATGTCGAAGTGGCCCGCAAGTCGTTCATCATTCGGAAGTAG
- a CDS encoding DUF7873 family protein — MPKLNQINALVTSRKGDAEKQITELYKLIQKEQLFAGRERTYRPLDEVNGQKLPPESQRVQQRADDLVRQAREKWTELWNLVLTQDTGNQSARADIVVDGKVILANVPVTSLLFLDKQVNDLETFVSKLPTPDPAEEWTHDPSTGLLRGKTTESLRTSKEPTVIVKYEATKEHPAQTELFTKDVPVGTWSQILYSGCIGTDRKNAILTRVRKLQDAIKLAREQANLLEVERQKAGEPLLGFVFGE, encoded by the coding sequence GTGCCGAAACTGAACCAGATCAACGCACTCGTCACGTCCCGGAAGGGGGACGCGGAGAAGCAGATCACCGAGCTGTACAAGCTGATCCAGAAGGAGCAACTGTTCGCCGGCCGGGAGCGGACCTACCGCCCGCTCGACGAGGTGAACGGTCAGAAGCTGCCGCCGGAGAGCCAGCGCGTGCAGCAGCGGGCCGACGACCTCGTGCGCCAGGCCCGCGAAAAGTGGACCGAGCTGTGGAACCTCGTTCTCACGCAGGACACCGGCAACCAGTCCGCGCGGGCCGACATCGTCGTCGACGGCAAGGTGATCCTTGCGAACGTGCCGGTCACCAGCCTGCTGTTCCTCGACAAGCAGGTGAACGACCTGGAAACGTTCGTCTCCAAGCTGCCGACCCCCGATCCGGCCGAGGAGTGGACGCACGACCCGAGCACCGGGCTGCTCCGCGGGAAGACGACGGAGTCGCTGCGCACGAGCAAGGAACCGACTGTCATCGTGAAGTACGAAGCGACGAAGGAGCACCCGGCGCAGACCGAGCTGTTCACCAAGGACGTGCCGGTCGGCACCTGGTCGCAGATCCTCTACAGCGGGTGCATCGGGACCGACCGCAAGAACGCGATCCTGACCCGGGTGCGGAAGCTCCAGGACGCCATCAAGCTCGCCCGCGAGCAGGCCAACCTGCTGGAAGTGGAGCGGCAGAAGGCCGGCGAACCGCTGCTGGGCTTCGTGTTCGGGGAGTAA
- a CDS encoding acyl carrier protein phosphodiesterase: MNFLAHLHLADGDAGDMTGGVAADFVRYPDLHRLTPDVLRGVMLHRHIDGFTDRHPVTLRSISRVARTMGWFGGIVIDIYYDHILARDWLRYSAEPLAAFAARSYRVLEDGHGQLPEDARDFIRKFIDQDRLNRYASRDGIEDTLARVSKVIAKRIPNRAIPLTDAMPRLIECDAELAADFHAFYPELIAFVIQHKSERPV; this comes from the coding sequence GTGAACTTTCTCGCGCACCTGCACCTGGCCGACGGTGACGCCGGCGACATGACCGGCGGCGTCGCGGCCGACTTCGTTCGCTACCCGGACCTGCACCGTCTGACGCCGGATGTGCTCCGCGGCGTCATGCTGCACCGGCACATCGACGGCTTCACCGACCGGCACCCGGTCACGCTCCGCAGCATCAGCCGCGTGGCCCGCACGATGGGCTGGTTCGGCGGCATCGTGATCGACATCTACTACGACCACATCCTCGCCCGCGACTGGCTCCGGTACAGCGCCGAGCCCCTCGCCGCATTCGCGGCGCGGAGCTACCGCGTGCTCGAAGACGGGCACGGCCAACTACCCGAGGACGCCCGCGACTTCATTCGCAAGTTCATCGACCAGGACCGCCTCAACCGCTACGCCTCGCGCGACGGAATCGAGGACACGCTCGCGCGGGTGTCGAAGGTGATCGCCAAACGCATCCCGAACCGGGCGATCCCCCTTACCGATGCGATGCCCCGGCTGATCGAGTGTGACGCCGAACTGGCCGCCGACTTCCACGCCTTCTACCCGGAACTGATCGCGTTCGTGATTCAGCACAAAAGCGAACGGCCGGTGTGA
- a CDS encoding PP2C family protein-serine/threonine phosphatase — protein MTVAPDFFETEPRNWRARLAVSVEVMRELSRVTDPQEMYAIFARRMAQLFPVSRHLTLSRRGLRHPDYRVARFSMWKDPVNPWKESHRLPVHHGGLLAELLYGDQPRIIDNLVVDPDDPAAEYLAGQRSLLAVPHYDNGVSQNMLVLTREDTESFPRERVADLVLLSNLFTRATQTVVLSQAVKEAYDGLDYELRSIAEIQKSLLPAEKPKVPGLDVAVHYQTAKRAGGDYYDFFPLPNDRLGVLIADASGHGAPAAVLMAVAHSIAHTRVEHPQRPGEFLTYMNAHLTRRYTRPTGSFMTAFYAVFDPMNATLSYASAGHNPPRLLRCADGFKLALNRAQKLPLGIKPDEVYLEQTVPLLPGDQVVFFTDGVIEAVNTDGDVFGSARIDEELATCLPTAAALLRAILATHTLFTAGTTPADDRTLVVVKRL, from the coding sequence ATGACCGTGGCACCCGACTTTTTCGAAACCGAACCGCGTAACTGGCGCGCCCGCCTGGCCGTGAGCGTCGAGGTGATGCGCGAACTCAGCCGGGTCACCGACCCGCAAGAGATGTACGCGATCTTTGCCCGGCGCATGGCCCAATTGTTCCCGGTCAGCCGCCACCTCACGCTCTCGCGCCGCGGCCTGCGGCACCCGGACTACCGCGTCGCGCGGTTCAGCATGTGGAAGGACCCGGTCAACCCGTGGAAAGAGTCGCACCGGCTCCCGGTTCACCACGGCGGGTTGCTCGCGGAGCTGCTCTACGGCGACCAGCCGCGAATCATCGACAATCTGGTCGTCGATCCCGACGACCCCGCCGCCGAGTACCTCGCCGGTCAGCGGTCGCTCCTCGCCGTCCCCCATTACGACAACGGCGTCTCGCAGAACATGTTGGTGCTCACCCGCGAGGACACCGAATCGTTCCCGCGTGAGCGCGTCGCCGATCTTGTACTCCTGAGCAACTTGTTCACGCGGGCGACGCAGACCGTTGTGCTGTCTCAGGCGGTAAAGGAGGCCTACGACGGTCTGGACTACGAACTCCGGTCGATCGCGGAGATCCAGAAATCGCTCCTGCCGGCCGAAAAGCCGAAGGTGCCGGGCCTGGACGTGGCCGTCCACTACCAGACCGCCAAGCGCGCCGGCGGCGACTACTACGACTTCTTCCCGCTCCCGAACGACCGGCTCGGCGTGCTGATCGCCGATGCCAGCGGGCACGGCGCCCCCGCCGCGGTGCTGATGGCGGTCGCGCACAGCATCGCGCACACCCGGGTCGAGCACCCGCAACGGCCGGGCGAGTTCCTCACGTATATGAACGCTCACCTGACCCGGCGCTACACGCGACCCACGGGCAGTTTTATGACCGCGTTCTACGCGGTGTTCGACCCGATGAACGCCACGCTGAGCTACGCCAGCGCCGGCCACAACCCGCCGCGTCTGCTGCGCTGTGCCGACGGCTTCAAACTCGCACTCAACCGGGCGCAGAAGCTCCCGCTCGGCATCAAACCGGACGAGGTGTACCTCGAACAGACGGTGCCGCTCCTGCCGGGCGATCAGGTCGTGTTCTTCACCGACGGCGTGATCGAAGCGGTGAACACGGACGGCGACGTGTTCGGCTCGGCCCGCATTGATGAGGAACTCGCGACCTGCCTCCCGACCGCGGCGGCACTGCTCCGGGCCATCCTCGCCACGCACACCCTGTTCACTGCCGGAACAACGCCGGCCGACGACCGCACGCTCGTGGTGGTGAAGCGGTTGTGA
- the hisD gene encoding histidinol dehydrogenase, giving the protein MPVLKLRRIDLTASNAAAQIIKLRDQFRTDSEVVSAASKKKTQAVFGEALPPVRAVERICTDVRDKGLSAVLHYTELFDGVKLKADQIRVKPAELAEAHAKVGDDFLEVIRQIRYNVLQFQSGLLHCDAEMRVSGKHELQVRYRPLKRVGVYCPGGAAAYPSTLLMTVCPAQAAGCEQIVVCMPPNDKGAYNREMLATCHELGITEVYRFGGAQAIAAMAYGVEGMKPVDIIVGPGNQYVALAKKYVFGQVAIDCIAGPSEIVVLADDSAHPDYVALDLIAQAEHSPGVAVLVTWYEPLINEVQVALEKRLAKLSRADLARDSLERYGALVLAPTKAAAIDCVNAIAPEHLHIQTRDPDALVDDIDNAGAVFLGPFTPVAVGDYAAGPSHVLPTGGTSRFASGLNVNDFRKRTSILRFTRQGLKDISEDVVYLANKEGLTGHAASVELRANDNGPAARPKPKPDKVPAAAAPIAKK; this is encoded by the coding sequence ATGCCAGTTCTTAAGCTGCGGCGAATCGACCTGACAGCGTCCAACGCCGCGGCCCAAATCATCAAACTCCGCGACCAGTTCCGCACCGACTCCGAGGTGGTGTCGGCCGCCAGCAAAAAGAAAACGCAAGCGGTGTTCGGTGAGGCCCTTCCGCCGGTCCGGGCGGTCGAGCGCATCTGCACCGATGTGCGTGACAAGGGCCTGTCCGCGGTCCTGCACTACACCGAACTCTTTGACGGCGTGAAGCTGAAAGCCGATCAGATTCGCGTGAAGCCGGCCGAGCTCGCCGAAGCGCACGCAAAGGTCGGCGACGACTTCCTCGAAGTCATCCGCCAGATCCGTTACAACGTCCTCCAGTTTCAGTCGGGCCTGTTGCACTGCGACGCGGAAATGCGAGTCTCCGGCAAGCACGAGCTTCAGGTCCGGTACCGCCCGCTCAAGCGGGTCGGCGTGTACTGCCCCGGCGGCGCGGCGGCGTACCCGTCCACGCTCCTGATGACCGTTTGCCCGGCCCAAGCGGCCGGGTGCGAGCAGATCGTGGTGTGCATGCCGCCCAACGATAAGGGTGCGTACAACCGCGAGATGCTCGCGACCTGCCACGAACTCGGTATCACCGAAGTCTATCGGTTCGGCGGCGCTCAGGCGATTGCGGCAATGGCCTACGGTGTCGAGGGTATGAAGCCGGTCGATATCATCGTCGGACCGGGGAACCAGTACGTCGCGCTGGCCAAGAAATACGTCTTCGGCCAGGTGGCCATCGACTGCATCGCCGGCCCGAGCGAAATCGTGGTTCTCGCGGACGATTCCGCCCACCCCGACTACGTGGCCCTCGATCTGATCGCGCAAGCCGAACACTCGCCAGGAGTTGCGGTTCTGGTCACGTGGTACGAGCCGCTCATTAACGAAGTTCAGGTGGCGCTCGAAAAGCGGCTCGCGAAGCTGTCCCGCGCCGACCTCGCACGCGATAGTTTGGAACGGTACGGCGCGCTCGTGCTGGCGCCAACCAAGGCCGCCGCCATCGACTGCGTGAACGCGATCGCCCCCGAACACTTGCACATCCAGACCCGCGACCCGGACGCACTGGTCGACGACATCGATAACGCCGGTGCGGTCTTCCTGGGGCCGTTCACGCCGGTCGCGGTCGGCGACTACGCCGCTGGCCCGTCGCATGTCCTGCCGACCGGCGGCACCTCGCGGTTCGCCAGCGGGTTGAACGTGAACGATTTCCGCAAGCGCACGAGCATCCTCCGCTTCACGCGTCAGGGGCTCAAGGACATTTCCGAGGACGTGGTGTACCTGGCAAATAAGGAAGGGCTGACCGGCCACGCGGCCAGCGTCGAGTTGCGGGCCAACGATAATGGCCCCGCTGCCCGCCCGAAGCCGAAACCGGACAAAGTCCCGGCCGCTGCCGCGCCCATCGCGAAGAAGTAA
- the hisC gene encoding histidinol-phosphate transaminase — protein sequence METVRPNIRAMAGYVPGEQLNDPDIIKLNTNESPYPPSPRVFDALRAALTSNSLRKYPQPFGDTFRNAAGRVLNVDPDSILIGNGSDDILTILTRAFVPEGGLIASPAPSYILYKSLAEIQGARFHAIPFTHDWRTDRDSWPRGASLSFVPNPNSPTGTVLDPIDVLRLSKRVSPNPLVVDEAYADFAEPPGYVPLVADWDNLIVTRTFSKSYALAGIRFGFAVARPELVRELLKVKDSYNCDVLSLAAATAAIEDQDYFREVRTKIIATRARMTRELAALGFEVTPSHANFVWCRRADKPLKPIYEELKRQKILVRYMNYPVGPIGSPPGAYDGLRMSVGTDAEIDRLLEELRGIV from the coding sequence ATTGAGACCGTTCGGCCGAACATCCGTGCAATGGCCGGCTACGTGCCCGGCGAGCAACTTAACGATCCGGACATCATCAAGCTCAACACGAACGAGAGCCCCTACCCGCCGAGTCCGCGGGTGTTCGACGCGCTCCGCGCCGCGCTCACGTCCAATAGCCTCCGCAAGTACCCGCAACCGTTCGGCGACACGTTCCGCAACGCCGCCGGCCGCGTGCTGAACGTCGATCCCGATAGCATCCTGATCGGCAACGGCTCCGACGACATCCTGACCATCCTCACCCGGGCGTTCGTACCTGAAGGCGGGCTGATCGCGTCGCCGGCGCCGAGTTACATCCTGTACAAGAGCCTCGCGGAGATTCAGGGCGCGCGGTTTCACGCCATCCCGTTCACGCACGACTGGCGAACGGATCGGGACTCCTGGCCGCGCGGGGCGAGTCTGTCCTTCGTGCCGAATCCCAATTCGCCCACTGGCACGGTTCTCGACCCGATCGACGTCCTTCGGCTCTCCAAGCGCGTCTCACCGAACCCGCTGGTCGTTGACGAAGCGTATGCCGACTTTGCGGAACCGCCCGGATACGTGCCGCTGGTCGCGGATTGGGACAACCTCATCGTCACCCGCACCTTCAGTAAGTCGTATGCCCTGGCGGGCATCCGGTTCGGGTTCGCGGTCGCGCGACCGGAACTCGTGCGCGAGCTGTTGAAGGTGAAGGACTCCTACAACTGCGACGTCCTCAGCCTGGCCGCGGCAACCGCGGCGATTGAGGATCAGGACTACTTCCGCGAGGTGAGGACGAAGATCATCGCGACTCGTGCGCGCATGACCCGGGAACTCGCGGCGCTGGGTTTCGAAGTGACGCCGAGCCATGCGAACTTCGTCTGGTGTCGGCGCGCCGACAAACCACTAAAGCCGATTTACGAAGAGCTGAAGCGTCAGAAGATTCTGGTCCGCTATATGAACTACCCTGTCGGCCCCATCGGCTCGCCACCGGGAGCCTACGACGGCCTGCGCATGTCCGTCGGTACCGACGCCGAAATCGATCGGCTGCTCGAAGAGCTGCGCGGAATCGTGTAG